In Fundidesulfovibrio magnetotacticus, a single window of DNA contains:
- a CDS encoding magnesium transporter: MAASNASYFASALLGRPVIDKLGQPLGVLHDLSMERGERLPYIAGLVVRKGQETSCIPWIAVDLFNAYVIAVDLERAPAEPFDPDGEGVILVRRDIMDKQIVDVEGARLVRVNDLKVEGCLDALCVTAVDTGVRGLARRLGQERLWGFVSGLFRKDLPHKEISWQFVQPLDDKVTSLSLTVSRDKLVDMHPADLAEIISQLPHEDAEKMLLSLDDETAGEALAEMEPEEGGRLLSRMEKERASDILEEMAPDEAADVLTELPDDEAQELLGLMDAEDAEKVQELLEHEEDTAGALMVNEFFALPPAMTAEEALGHIRSKALETELIYYVYVLGEDQRPLGVASLREILGAPPQATLGEIMSQSIKAVHTDSTADEALEMVEKYGLWAVPVLGEDGSLEGVITADDMLSHSLRDSNRRKRFRAKRSF; the protein is encoded by the coding sequence ATGGCAGCAAGCAACGCATCCTATTTCGCCAGCGCCCTTTTGGGCAGGCCTGTCATCGACAAACTCGGCCAGCCCCTGGGCGTGCTGCACGACCTTTCCATGGAACGCGGCGAGCGCCTGCCCTACATCGCCGGGCTCGTGGTGCGCAAAGGCCAGGAGACCTCCTGCATCCCCTGGATCGCCGTGGACCTCTTCAACGCCTACGTCATCGCCGTGGACCTGGAACGCGCCCCGGCCGAGCCCTTCGATCCCGACGGCGAGGGCGTGATCCTCGTGCGCCGCGACATCATGGACAAGCAGATCGTGGACGTGGAGGGCGCGCGCCTGGTGCGCGTCAACGACCTCAAGGTGGAGGGCTGCCTGGACGCCCTGTGCGTCACCGCCGTGGACACGGGCGTGCGCGGCCTGGCCCGCAGGCTGGGCCAGGAGCGGCTCTGGGGCTTCGTCTCGGGCCTCTTCCGCAAGGACCTGCCCCACAAGGAGATCAGCTGGCAGTTCGTGCAGCCCCTGGACGACAAGGTCACCTCGCTCTCGCTCACGGTGAGCCGCGACAAGCTCGTGGACATGCACCCGGCGGACCTGGCCGAGATCATCTCCCAGCTGCCCCACGAAGACGCCGAGAAGATGCTCCTCTCCCTGGACGACGAGACCGCGGGCGAGGCCCTGGCCGAGATGGAGCCAGAAGAGGGCGGACGCCTCCTCTCGCGCATGGAGAAGGAGCGCGCCTCCGACATCCTGGAGGAGATGGCCCCCGACGAGGCCGCCGACGTGCTCACCGAGCTGCCCGACGACGAGGCCCAGGAACTGCTGGGGCTCATGGACGCCGAGGACGCCGAAAAGGTCCAGGAACTCCTGGAGCACGAGGAGGACACGGCGGGGGCGCTCATGGTCAACGAGTTCTTCGCGCTGCCCCCGGCCATGACCGCCGAGGAGGCCCTGGGGCACATCCGCTCCAAGGCCCTGGAGACGGAGCTCATCTACTACGTCTACGTGCTGGGCGAGGACCAGCGCCCCCTGGGCGTGGCCAGCCTGCGCGAGATCCTGGGCGCGCCGCCCCAGGCCACCCTCGGGGAGATCATGAGCCAGTCCATCAAGGCCGTGCACACCGACTCCACCGCCGACGAGGCCCTGGAGATGGTGGAGAAGTACGGCCTGTGGGCCGTGCCCGTGCTGGGCGAGGACGGCTCCCTGGAGGGCGTGATCACCGCCGACGACATGCTCAGCCACTCGCTGCGCGACAGCAACCGCCGCAAGCGCTTCCGGGCCAAGCGCAGCTTCTAG
- a CDS encoding Nramp family divalent metal transporter, with protein MAAVLRKLSRRNILLFLSILGPGIITANVDNDAGGITTYSLAGARYGYGLLWMMLPTMAALVVVQEMCARMGAVTGKGLSDLIRERFGVGVTFYVMIALYLTNLGNTVSEFAGIAASLEIFGVSRFISVPLSAAAVWLLIVKGSYRIVEKVFLFACLIYLAYPLAAILAKPDWMEVARAAVVPDIRWDGGYVTMMIAMVGTTIAPWMQFYQQATVVEKGITREQYAFARLDVIVGCFLAIVVAFFIVASCAAAIHQQGLTVETAADAAQALAPAAGPYATLLFAVGLFNASLFAACVLPLSTAYYICEGMGWELGVDKSFREAPQFFGLFTLSIVLSALVIMVPDAPLLAIMYLSQVVNGAVLPAVLVLMLLIVNDRRIMGAFVNGPAFNAVSWFTVGVVTLLTLILTADAVWPGFMELILPKG; from the coding sequence ATGGCCGCCGTCCTGCGCAAGCTCTCGCGCCGCAACATCCTGCTCTTCCTGAGCATCCTCGGCCCCGGCATCATCACCGCCAACGTGGACAACGACGCCGGCGGCATCACCACCTATTCCCTGGCCGGGGCGCGCTACGGCTACGGCCTGCTCTGGATGATGCTGCCCACCATGGCCGCCCTGGTGGTGGTGCAGGAGATGTGCGCCCGCATGGGCGCGGTGACCGGCAAGGGCCTCTCGGACCTCATCCGCGAACGCTTCGGCGTGGGCGTCACCTTCTACGTGATGATCGCCCTCTACCTGACCAACCTGGGCAACACCGTCTCGGAGTTCGCGGGCATCGCCGCCAGCCTGGAGATCTTCGGGGTGAGCCGCTTCATCTCCGTGCCCCTTTCGGCGGCGGCGGTGTGGCTGCTCATCGTGAAGGGCTCCTACCGGATCGTGGAGAAGGTGTTCCTCTTCGCCTGCCTGATCTATCTGGCCTACCCCCTGGCCGCCATCCTGGCCAAGCCCGACTGGATGGAGGTGGCCCGCGCCGCCGTGGTCCCGGACATCCGCTGGGACGGCGGCTACGTGACCATGATGATCGCCATGGTGGGCACCACCATCGCCCCCTGGATGCAGTTCTATCAGCAGGCCACCGTGGTGGAGAAGGGCATCACCCGCGAGCAGTACGCCTTCGCCCGCCTGGACGTGATCGTGGGCTGCTTCCTGGCCATCGTGGTGGCTTTCTTCATCGTGGCCTCCTGCGCGGCGGCCATCCACCAGCAGGGCCTCACCGTGGAGACCGCCGCCGACGCCGCCCAGGCCCTGGCCCCGGCCGCCGGCCCCTACGCCACGCTGCTCTTCGCCGTGGGGCTTTTCAACGCCTCGCTCTTCGCGGCCTGCGTGCTGCCGCTCTCCACGGCCTACTACATCTGCGAGGGCATGGGCTGGGAACTGGGCGTGGACAAGAGCTTCCGGGAGGCCCCCCAGTTCTTCGGGCTCTTCACCCTGTCCATCGTGCTCTCGGCCCTGGTGATCATGGTCCCGGACGCTCCGCTTTTGGCCATCATGTACCTCTCCCAGGTGGTCAACGGGGCCGTGCTCCCGGCCGTGCTGGTGCTCATGCTGCTCATCGTCAACGACCGGCGGATCATGGGCGCCTTCGTCAACGGTCCGGCGTTCAACGCGGTCTCCTGGTTCACGGTGGGGGTGGTCACGCTGCTCACGCTCATCCTCACGGCCGACGCCGTGTGGCCGGGCTTCATGGAGCTCATCCTGCCCAAGGGCTGA
- a CDS encoding protoporphyrinogen/coproporphyrinogen oxidase, which produces MRTQYLIIGAGPTGLGAARRLSELGIRDFLVLEAKDHPGGLAASHRDAKGFTWDVGGHVVFSHYEYFDRMLEDVLGEEYLEHRREAWVRIAKRWVPYPFQNNIRHLPPEMAWDCVRGLLPHVRPALQNDHPAHFREWIEHVFGPGLARHFMLPYNFKVWATPPEDMDYKWIGERVSVIDLEKTLENLVLAKDDVNWGPNSSFRFPLTGGTGEIYRRVAARLGDHIRYGRGVVRVDAHAKTVHCDTGETYAYEKLLTTGPLDILARDRLTDAPDAVREAASGLAHSGGWIGGVGVEGPKTDSRCWMYFPESDNPFYRVTNFHHYSPNNTPDPDGMTVRHRAYMTEVSFSEHKPEPASHLDSVVDGLVNVSLMAESERDAVVSTWEMRLDYSYPVPTLGRDAALRTVQPWLEGHGIFSRGRFGGWKYEVSNMDHSVMQGVEWAERMALGKPETTYAL; this is translated from the coding sequence ATGCGCACGCAATACCTCATCATCGGAGCCGGACCCACCGGACTGGGCGCGGCAAGGCGTCTTTCGGAACTGGGCATCCGCGACTTCCTGGTGCTCGAAGCCAAGGACCACCCCGGCGGCCTGGCCGCCAGCCACCGCGACGCCAAGGGCTTCACCTGGGACGTGGGCGGCCACGTGGTGTTCTCCCACTACGAATACTTCGACCGCATGCTCGAAGACGTGCTGGGCGAGGAGTACCTGGAGCACCGCCGCGAGGCCTGGGTTCGCATCGCCAAACGCTGGGTGCCCTACCCCTTCCAGAACAACATCCGCCACCTGCCCCCCGAGATGGCCTGGGACTGCGTGCGCGGCCTCCTGCCCCATGTGCGCCCGGCCCTGCAGAACGACCATCCCGCCCACTTCCGGGAATGGATCGAGCACGTCTTCGGCCCGGGTCTGGCCCGGCACTTCATGCTGCCCTACAACTTCAAGGTCTGGGCCACCCCGCCCGAGGACATGGACTACAAGTGGATCGGCGAACGCGTGAGCGTGATCGATCTGGAAAAGACCCTGGAAAACCTCGTGCTGGCCAAGGACGACGTGAACTGGGGCCCCAACAGCAGCTTCCGCTTCCCACTCACGGGCGGCACGGGCGAGATCTACCGCCGCGTGGCCGCGCGCCTGGGCGACCACATCCGCTACGGACGCGGCGTGGTCCGCGTGGACGCGCACGCCAAGACCGTCCACTGCGACACCGGCGAGACCTACGCCTACGAGAAGCTCCTCACCACCGGCCCCCTGGACATCCTGGCCCGCGACCGCCTGACGGACGCCCCCGACGCCGTGCGCGAGGCCGCCTCGGGCCTGGCGCACTCCGGCGGCTGGATCGGCGGCGTGGGCGTGGAAGGCCCCAAGACGGACTCCCGCTGCTGGATGTACTTCCCCGAGTCCGACAACCCCTTCTACCGCGTCACCAACTTCCACCACTACTCGCCCAACAACACCCCCGACCCCGACGGCATGACGGTGCGACACCGCGCCTACATGACCGAGGTGAGCTTCTCCGAACACAAGCCCGAGCCAGCTTCCCACCTGGACAGCGTGGTGGACGGTCTTGTAAACGTCTCGCTCATGGCCGAATCGGAACGCGACGCCGTCGTCTCCACATGGGAGATGCGCCTCGACTACTCCTACCCCGTGCCCACCCTGGGCCGCGACGCCGCCCTGCGCACCGTCCAGCCCTGGCTGGAAGGCCACGGCATCTTCTCGCGCGGACGCTTCGGGGGCTGGAAGTACGAGGTGAGCAACATGGACCACTCCGTCATGCAGGGCGTGGAGTGGGCCGAACGCATGGCGCTCGGAAAGCCGGAAACCACCTACGCCCTCTGA
- a CDS encoding M24 family metallopeptidase — protein MSFEPFAPAVYQNRREKLRARMRQAGHKALLVSHAANRFYLSGFELSDSQCNESSGMLLIRVDGPDKLLTDPRFLDAARRLWPEDDIFIYAGQRFAQIREFLSKTHSGPIAFESRAMSVDTHGHLRESLDLAPTHGLVEELRRFKEPEELKRLELSCAVNERVMRAAPDVLLPGRSEGEIAWRLEQLFRDFGATELAFSPIVAVDANAALPHAEPGRDVVKDECMVLVDMGGRYAEYNSDQTRTFWVGNRPPDHFRKALELTQQAQAKAIKAIRPGLTFAEAYQAARGYFERFGVEKAFTHALGHGIGLETHEFPSLSPVAQGTLEPGMVVTVEPGLYYPEWGGIRWEHMVAVTEDGCRILGQGA, from the coding sequence GTGAGCTTCGAACCCTTCGCCCCCGCCGTCTACCAAAACCGGCGGGAAAAACTGCGCGCGCGCATGCGCCAGGCCGGACACAAGGCCCTGCTCGTCTCCCACGCCGCCAACCGCTTCTACCTGAGCGGCTTCGAGCTGTCGGACTCCCAGTGCAACGAGTCCTCGGGCATGCTCCTCATCCGCGTGGACGGCCCCGACAAGCTCCTCACGGACCCCCGCTTCCTCGACGCCGCCCGCCGCCTCTGGCCCGAGGACGACATCTTCATCTACGCCGGGCAGCGCTTCGCCCAGATCCGCGAGTTTTTGTCCAAGACCCACTCCGGCCCCATCGCCTTCGAGAGCCGCGCCATGAGCGTGGACACCCACGGCCACCTGCGCGAATCCCTGGACCTGGCCCCCACCCACGGCCTGGTGGAGGAGCTGCGCCGCTTCAAGGAGCCCGAGGAGCTCAAGCGCCTGGAGCTCTCCTGCGCGGTGAACGAGCGCGTGATGCGCGCCGCGCCCGACGTGCTCCTGCCCGGGCGCAGCGAGGGCGAGATCGCCTGGCGGCTCGAACAGCTCTTCCGCGACTTCGGGGCCACCGAGCTGGCCTTCTCGCCCATCGTGGCCGTGGACGCCAACGCCGCCCTGCCCCACGCCGAGCCCGGCCGCGACGTGGTGAAGGACGAGTGCATGGTTCTGGTGGACATGGGCGGACGCTACGCCGAATACAACTCCGACCAGACCCGCACCTTCTGGGTGGGCAACCGCCCCCCCGACCACTTCCGCAAGGCCCTGGAGCTGACCCAGCAGGCCCAGGCCAAAGCCATCAAGGCCATCCGCCCGGGCCTGACCTTCGCAGAGGCCTACCAGGCCGCCCGGGGCTACTTCGAGCGCTTCGGCGTGGAAAAGGCCTTCACCCACGCCCTGGGGCACGGCATCGGCCTGGAGACCCACGAGTTCCCGAGCCTCTCTCCCGTGGCCCAGGGCACGCTGGAGCCGGGCATGGTGGTCACCGTGGAGCCGGGGCTCTATTACCCCGAGTGGGGCGGCATCCGCTGGGAGCACATGGTGGCGGTGACCGAAGACGGCTGCCGCATCCTGGGACAGGGCGCGTGA
- a CDS encoding DUF4911 domain-containing protein, which translates to MTPDRNGGAAHVPPGSDAAGETRGNGTSLASPRNPAAGGGKTGGGGGKGRRRRVPDTWPEPAPRKRRDPYAAPRRSARLYLRADPAHIALLRFLLEAHGHLGVLSTLDSHRAVLCIVHSPESATEMREFLEEARELVPFEVIPRPGR; encoded by the coding sequence GTGACGCCGGACCGGAACGGAGGGGCGGCGCACGTCCCTCCGGGCAGCGACGCCGCAGGGGAGACGCGCGGGAACGGAACTTCGCTGGCCTCTCCCCGAAACCCGGCCGCCGGGGGCGGCAAGACGGGCGGCGGAGGCGGCAAGGGCCGTCGACGCCGCGTCCCGGACACCTGGCCCGAACCGGCCCCGCGCAAACGGCGCGATCCCTACGCGGCCCCGCGCCGCTCCGCACGGCTCTACCTGCGCGCCGACCCGGCCCACATCGCCCTGCTGCGCTTCCTGCTGGAGGCCCACGGGCACCTTGGCGTGCTCTCCACCCTGGACAGCCACCGCGCGGTGCTCTGCATCGTCCACTCCCCGGAGAGCGCGACCGAGATGCGCGAATTCCTGGAAGAGGCCCGCGAACTGGTCCCCTTCGAGGTCATCCCCCGCCCCGGCCGCTGA
- a CDS encoding BTAD domain-containing putative transcriptional regulator has product MRRIGTRRPDIVVEAQAGQGKSTLIRQILDRLDTAAVWFQVDPEDRDPAVFLAAVQACLARSLPACPDTAPGGPGSGGMASADLPRRIAPLLQALRSCLIGDVYMVFDDLHHLTGHLTSLFILEYLLANAPPQLHFVLSSREPLPFSGANGQAAGRSAVHLGNHDLSLGLDETADLLHHVFELTPSQDAVREIVERTDGWIMGTLLLGLRMAKGKKLPGDDPDASPGGGIRDYFRRKVFAPLEPALRRPLMALSLLEEIPAALAVAVARRPGVGGELDELARRNLFVRRLDPQGTLFGLHHLFREYLREKAREELTPEEIRDVHLQAGRHFFAQGNNAQALRHLLAAGDHAAMEDVLRRQGLAMLAANQTATLADILGGMPPGALARHGWCALCLALAHLDFAPARALPLLHGALRELRARGDELGELVCLAHVISIHITTTGHYREGEEFLGRAEELFGRHAQSLDPSTFILLSRSLAMGHCIFLADSYTATLHAESALALARAESLVNCEAALLLVRGYIEIFAGRLSLSRPWLERAAAMVRRPEVGTFNCMAIRMMLINFLFHDGDFDNYFRQKAQLVEDYGADMVSQSIVGPFCLIWEMDTAITRGETEEALHLAAQAGQAPLSPHLASQILQLQGVAMALQGRHAEALDASDEATRLRRRAGGLYFASLNHTLTGLTLGLCGRHAEALARLDQGIVEARAMPTAYLESGGLLHRSFVRLETGDEEGAADDAASALGLLRANAYRHFWGWTPRAARRVLGMAVRRGIHAGYARALAARQLDEAILDDGSTLPLLNFQTLGGFAVRAAGRTVLVAQDFTPAQRELLCLLLASPELRMPQDVAQLHFWPDSSPGAAKIKFDTMVSRLRKTFSGALPGMDVQRYLNRDKGIVWLEHCRVDALEFQEAATQGLEHSRLREHWQSGNAFARAEAFWKGDFAPGVTGEDRTRAFRDALGKALARMVLVWGGQLADAGRTRHALELAEKALAADPLSDVLWGLLYRLHGRDSALQARQALNRFVKLLRDEGYPEDEIAQMAEAIARP; this is encoded by the coding sequence TTGCGCCGCATCGGCACGCGCCGCCCGGACATCGTGGTGGAGGCCCAGGCCGGGCAGGGCAAATCCACCCTCATCCGTCAGATTCTCGACCGGCTCGACACGGCCGCCGTCTGGTTCCAGGTGGACCCGGAAGACCGCGACCCCGCCGTGTTCCTGGCCGCCGTCCAGGCCTGCCTGGCGCGCAGCCTGCCCGCCTGCCCCGACACCGCTCCGGGTGGCCCGGGCAGCGGCGGCATGGCCTCCGCGGACCTGCCCCGGCGCATCGCCCCCCTGCTCCAGGCCCTCCGGAGCTGCCTGATCGGCGACGTCTACATGGTCTTCGACGACCTCCACCACCTGACAGGCCACCTCACGAGCCTTTTCATCCTGGAATACCTGCTCGCCAACGCCCCGCCCCAGCTACACTTCGTCCTCTCCTCGCGCGAGCCCCTGCCCTTCTCCGGCGCAAACGGCCAGGCCGCCGGGCGCTCCGCCGTGCACCTGGGCAACCACGACCTCTCCCTCGGCCTGGACGAGACCGCCGACCTGCTCCACCACGTCTTCGAGCTCACCCCTTCCCAGGACGCCGTGCGCGAGATCGTCGAGCGCACGGACGGCTGGATCATGGGCACGCTGCTCCTGGGGCTGCGCATGGCCAAGGGCAAGAAGCTGCCGGGCGACGACCCTGACGCGTCCCCGGGCGGCGGCATTCGGGACTACTTCCGGCGCAAGGTCTTCGCCCCCCTGGAGCCCGCTTTGCGCCGCCCGCTCATGGCCCTCTCCCTCCTGGAGGAAATCCCCGCGGCACTGGCCGTCGCCGTGGCCCGGCGGCCCGGGGTGGGCGGGGAACTGGACGAGCTGGCCCGTCGCAACCTCTTCGTGCGCCGTCTGGACCCGCAAGGCACTCTCTTCGGGCTCCACCACCTCTTCCGGGAATACCTGCGCGAAAAGGCCCGCGAAGAGCTGACCCCGGAGGAGATCCGGGACGTGCATCTCCAGGCCGGACGCCACTTCTTCGCCCAGGGCAACAACGCCCAGGCCCTGCGCCACCTGCTGGCGGCCGGGGACCACGCCGCCATGGAGGACGTGCTGCGCCGCCAGGGCCTGGCCATGCTCGCGGCCAACCAGACAGCCACCCTCGCGGACATCCTGGGCGGGATGCCGCCCGGGGCGCTCGCCCGCCACGGCTGGTGCGCCCTCTGCCTGGCCCTGGCCCACCTGGACTTCGCCCCCGCCCGGGCGCTCCCCCTGCTGCACGGCGCGCTCCGGGAACTGCGCGCGCGCGGCGACGAACTGGGCGAGCTGGTGTGTCTGGCCCACGTCATCTCCATCCACATCACCACCACCGGGCATTATCGCGAAGGCGAGGAATTCCTGGGCCGCGCCGAGGAGCTTTTCGGGCGCCACGCGCAGTCCCTGGACCCTTCAACCTTCATTCTGCTTTCGCGCAGCCTGGCCATGGGCCATTGCATCTTCCTGGCCGACTCCTACACGGCCACGCTCCACGCGGAGAGCGCCCTTGCCCTGGCCCGCGCGGAAAGCCTGGTGAACTGCGAAGCGGCGCTCCTCCTGGTCCGGGGCTATATTGAGATCTTCGCGGGCCGCCTGAGCCTTTCGCGGCCCTGGCTGGAGCGGGCGGCGGCCATGGTGCGCCGCCCGGAGGTGGGCACGTTCAACTGCATGGCCATCCGGATGATGCTCATCAACTTCCTGTTCCACGACGGAGATTTCGACAACTATTTCCGGCAGAAAGCCCAGCTCGTGGAAGACTACGGCGCGGACATGGTCTCGCAGTCCATCGTGGGGCCGTTCTGCCTGATCTGGGAGATGGACACGGCCATCACCAGGGGAGAGACCGAGGAGGCCCTCCACCTGGCCGCCCAGGCCGGACAGGCCCCGCTCAGCCCGCACCTGGCCAGCCAGATCCTCCAGCTCCAGGGGGTGGCCATGGCCCTGCAGGGACGCCACGCCGAGGCCCTGGATGCGTCCGACGAGGCCACGCGCCTGCGGCGCCGGGCAGGGGGGCTCTATTTCGCCTCGCTCAACCACACCCTCACCGGCCTGACCCTGGGCCTCTGCGGACGCCACGCCGAGGCTCTGGCGCGTCTGGACCAGGGCATCGTGGAGGCGCGCGCCATGCCCACGGCCTACCTGGAGTCCGGGGGGCTTCTGCACCGGAGCTTCGTCCGCCTGGAAACGGGCGACGAGGAAGGCGCGGCCGACGACGCGGCGTCCGCGCTCGGTCTCCTGCGCGCCAACGCCTACCGGCACTTCTGGGGCTGGACGCCCCGGGCGGCCAGGCGCGTGCTGGGTATGGCCGTGCGCCGGGGCATCCACGCGGGCTACGCCCGCGCCCTGGCGGCCAGGCAGCTCGACGAGGCGATCCTGGACGACGGCTCGACCCTGCCGCTGCTCAACTTCCAGACCCTGGGCGGCTTCGCCGTCCGGGCCGCGGGCAGGACCGTGCTGGTGGCCCAGGACTTCACGCCCGCACAACGCGAACTGCTCTGCCTGCTCCTGGCCTCGCCGGAGTTGCGCATGCCCCAGGACGTGGCCCAGTTGCACTTCTGGCCCGACAGCTCCCCGGGAGCGGCGAAGATCAAGTTCGACACCATGGTCTCGCGCCTGCGCAAGACCTTCTCGGGCGCGTTGCCGGGCATGGACGTGCAGCGCTACCTCAACCGGGACAAGGGGATCGTCTGGCTGGAACACTGCCGGGTGGACGCCCTGGAGTTCCAGGAGGCCGCGACGCAGGGCCTGGAGCATTCCAGACTCCGGGAGCACTGGCAGTCCGGCAACGCCTTCGCCAGGGCCGAAGCCTTCTGGAAAGGCGACTTCGCGCCGGGCGTAACGGGGGAGGACCGCACCCGGGCCTTCCGGGACGCCCTCGGCAAGGCCCTGGCCCGCATGGTGCTGGTGTGGGGGGGGCAGCTGGCCGACGCGGGGCGCACGCGCCATGCCCTGGAACTGGCGGAAAAGGCCCTGGCCGCCGACCCCCTGAGCGACGTGCTCTGGGGTCTGCTCTACCGCCTGCACGGGCGGGACTCGGCCCTTCAGGCGCGCCAGGCCCTCAACCGTTTCGTGAAGCTCCTGCGGGACGAAGGCTACCCCGAGGACGAGATCGCCCAGATGGCGGAGGCCATCGCCCGCCCCTGA
- a CDS encoding radical SAM protein, with protein MNFVEALKLSSQILRRMPRPSQVVNAAKFAYNYCVCGCRQKVLRYNPVSVGVFVTFKCNIRCAKCFSRCVNSREFADMDFTVSDFDRLLKSDFSRDAVRVSFVGGEPLVHRDLFEMIWMAHRDSKLTMFPTNALLIGQRIDELAKSPVDAIQISVYNEHKGRQFEAMELLRSKNSKVSVCLSHWVTRETYLEAEDVIVSALDMKANSIVIQNFLPQQGGDPSPDDISSIITDGDSHIIEYFLELKRRYGKKISLSLPSPLVPVSRRHCPQPSIAVFIDRHGNLFPCCLATPANPRYGNIYKDVDVWNGGVFKALRSDFVSSFPVLKECEHCCLGSDYVRPFI; from the coding sequence ATGAATTTTGTTGAAGCTCTTAAGCTTTCTTCGCAGATTTTGCGTCGTATGCCTCGTCCGTCTCAAGTCGTGAATGCCGCAAAATTTGCATATAATTACTGTGTCTGTGGATGCAGGCAAAAAGTTCTGCGGTACAACCCGGTAAGTGTCGGTGTCTTTGTGACATTCAAGTGTAATATCAGGTGTGCGAAGTGTTTTAGCCGGTGTGTTAATTCGCGCGAATTTGCGGATATGGATTTTACGGTTTCAGATTTTGATAGGTTGTTGAAGTCTGACTTTTCGAGGGATGCCGTCAGAGTGTCTTTTGTTGGCGGTGAGCCACTTGTTCATCGTGATCTTTTCGAAATGATTTGGATGGCGCATCGAGACAGCAAGTTGACGATGTTCCCGACGAACGCTCTTCTGATTGGCCAACGAATAGATGAGTTGGCAAAGTCTCCGGTGGATGCGATCCAGATTAGTGTTTATAATGAGCATAAGGGCCGTCAGTTTGAGGCCATGGAATTGCTTAGGAGTAAGAATTCCAAGGTTTCCGTGTGTTTGTCACACTGGGTGACCAGGGAGACATACTTGGAGGCTGAGGATGTTATCGTTTCTGCACTGGATATGAAGGCGAACAGCATAGTTATTCAGAATTTTTTGCCGCAACAGGGAGGTGATCCGTCTCCTGATGATATTTCCTCTATCATTACAGACGGTGATTCGCATATCATTGAGTATTTTTTGGAGCTTAAGCGTCGCTATGGGAAGAAGATAAGTCTTTCGTTGCCGTCGCCTCTGGTTCCCGTGTCCCGTAGGCACTGCCCTCAGCCGTCGATTGCCGTATTTATCGATAGACATGGCAATCTTTTTCCGTGTTGTTTGGCCACGCCAGCAAATCCACGCTATGGCAATATATATAAAGATGTTGATGTATGGAATGGTGGGGTGTTCAAGGCGTTAAGGTCTGATTTTGTGTCTAGTTTTCCTGTGTTGAAGGAGTGTGAGCATTGCTGTCTCGGTTCAGACTATGTGAGGCCTTTTATTTGA
- a CDS encoding PSP1 domain-containing protein codes for MTTILGLRFRENGQIYYYCAPNQVILAGQHVLVKTDQGPAMAQVALLTENLPQDVEPTELKPIQRLAEQEDLVQHEENSLLAREAIRHCRRCISQRNLDMKLVDVEILLDRSKMIFYFTAPGRIDFRELVKDLVKAYRTRIELRQIGVRHETQMLGAIGNCGQMCCCARFIRKFQPVTIKMAKEQNLFLNPTKISGMCGRLLCCLAYEQSTYEEFQRRCPKIGKKYQTNQGPVKVLRSNIFRETISVFNEHGEERELTLEEWKAIAGETWTPYIPPQQQPQQRPSAPPRPRPEPESAPDQSDTATHGDDGELVAAGLPDDPSQPRPKRKRKRKPKPRRQDAPQAPHAEPGE; via the coding sequence ATGACTACCATTCTGGGACTCAGGTTCCGGGAGAACGGCCAGATATACTACTATTGCGCGCCCAACCAGGTGATTCTGGCCGGGCAGCATGTCCTGGTCAAGACCGATCAGGGACCGGCCATGGCACAGGTGGCCCTCCTGACCGAAAACCTCCCGCAGGACGTGGAGCCGACGGAGCTCAAGCCCATCCAGCGCCTCGCCGAACAGGAGGACCTCGTGCAGCACGAGGAGAACAGTCTCCTCGCCCGCGAAGCCATCCGTCACTGTCGGCGCTGCATCTCCCAGCGCAATCTCGACATGAAGCTCGTGGACGTGGAGATCCTCCTCGACCGCTCCAAGATGATCTTCTACTTCACCGCGCCGGGACGCATCGACTTCCGCGAGCTCGTCAAGGACCTCGTCAAGGCTTACCGCACCCGCATCGAGCTGCGCCAGATCGGCGTGCGCCACGAGACGCAGATGCTCGGCGCCATCGGCAACTGCGGGCAGATGTGCTGCTGCGCACGGTTCATCCGCAAGTTCCAGCCCGTCACCATCAAGATGGCCAAGGAACAGAACCTCTTCCTCAACCCCACAAAAATCTCCGGCATGTGCGGCAGGCTTCTCTGCTGCCTGGCCTACGAACAGTCCACCTACGAGGAATTCCAGCGCCGCTGCCCCAAGATCGGCAAGAAATACCAGACCAACCAGGGCCCCGTGAAAGTCCTGCGCTCCAACATCTTCCGCGAGACCATCTCCGTGTTCAACGAGCACGGCGAAGAGCGGGAACTCACCCTGGAGGAATGGAAGGCCATCGCGGGCGAAACCTGGACGCCCTACATTCCGCCGCAGCAGCAGCCGCAACAACGGCCCAGCGCGCCACCCAGGCCCAGGCCCGAACCGGAATCCGCCCCGGACCAGTCCGACACCGCCACCCACGGCGACGACGGCGAACTCGTGGCCGCCGGACTCCCCGACGACCCCTCCCAGCCCAGGCCCAAGCGCAAGCGCAAACGCAAGCCCAAGCCCAGACGACAGGACGCGCCCCAAGCACCGCACGCCGAACCCGGAGAATGA